In Flavobacterium sp., a single window of DNA contains:
- a CDS encoding T9SS type A sorting domain-containing protein: protein MKKKLLLFIMLLCTFLVQQKANAQLSPGDIAFIGYNTAPQDGFSFIVLKDIPAGTVVYFSERGWNGTTWNISSAEAHLQWTVPSLTTVGTIVSVMETGIDSFTITGTSGIGFAPGFSGFNLSGGDQILAYQSSAGAQPVSPNSPTFIAAIHGDYNSADYDPTTTWNLPGTTGGNSSALPSGLTNGTNCISLYPAPGPEYPNAKYNGTLTGNVTTLLSLINNPANWSIDTNTMSPTNFAITAANYPTPSISTTPPAFTTQPTSKTICSGANTSFSVAATNATGYQWQVDQGSGFNNLTNGAPYSGVTTTTLTITGATSTMNGYSYRCVAAGASSVNSNSATLTVPTAISPSISSQSNVSTYGANNGSATIGVTGGTTPYFYSWSPSGGTAATASGLSAGTYTVTITDSTPNGLGGCNATQTVTITEPAGSIVSTTSLSAFTSCGGASTEQSFTISGGGLTSSLDVLAPTGFEIATSAAGPYTNNISFPNSGGVVTTKTIYARLAASATGTPSGNITVSSTGIATKNVAVTGSMNSIAFTAQPSASTICAGANTTFTSTASNATGYQWQVDQGAGFNNIANNATYSGATTATLTITGATAGLSGYIYRVIATGTCPSATSNNAALTVNMAPAITAQPSASTICAGANTTFSATAANATGYQWQVDQGAGFSSIANNATYSGATTATLTITGATAGLNGYIYRLVATGSCTPAATSNSATLTVNMAPAITAQPSASTICAGANTTFSATAANATGYQWQVDDGSGFSNIPNGGVYSGATSATLTITGATAGLNGYIYRVVATGSCTPAATSNSAALTVNMAPAITAQPSASTICAGANTTFSATAANATGYQWQVDDGSGFSNIPNGGVYSGATSATLTITGATAGLSGYLYRIIATGLCSPDATSNNAALTVNMAPVITAQPSSSSICSGSNTTFSATAANATGYQWQVDDGSGFSNIPNGGVYSGATSATLTITGATAALNNYQYRLVASGNCTPLAVTNAVTLQVSDISATSTQVDIACNGAANGSLSVTPSGGIGSYTYLWSNSATTSSITNLAPGNYTVSIKDAILCEKILNFTITEPPVLVASQGTINNVSCNSGANGTATVTVTGGTPGYTYSWAPTGGTAATANGLTAGTYTVTVTDANNCQATQSFTITEPTVLTATPSQTNVSCNSGTNGSASVVITGGTGAYTYSWSPTGGTAATASGLAAGTYTVTATDANSCQISQSFTITEPSVLTAIPVAQTNIACFGGNTGSATVTATGGTGAYTYSWAPSGGTAATANGLSTGTYTVTVTDANSCQTTQSFTITEPAAPLTATAGAQNNTSCNGGANGSATVNVFGGTPGYTYSWAPYGGTSATAFGLAAGAFTVTITDANGCQATQGFTISEPTALVASNGSQTDVSCNSGSNGSATVSVTGGTPGYTYSWSPYGGNAATASGLAAGTFTVVVTDANNCQTTQSFTINEPAVLSVTPSQTNVLCNGSATGTATVTPSGGTAPYTYVWSPSGGTAATATGLTVGAYTATITDANGCSITQNFTITEPTTLTASQSQVDATCSTGGEATVIVNGGTAPYSYLWTPSNATTATATGLTAGANSVVITDANGCTITRNFTIGTTNTLVASTSQTDVLCNGGATGSAAVIPSGAPGPFTYVWSPSGGNTDTATNLTAGNYSVTITASNGCSIVKNFTISEPAALVVTPNPQTNVSCNGGSNGSASVTVTGGTGGYTYSWAPNGETTPIINGLAAGIYTVTVTDANGCTQTQSFTITEPTELTATASHTNISCNGGSNGTATVTAAGGVAPYTYSWAPYGGTATTATGLTDGVFTAIVTDANGCQAITTVTIIEPAVLTAAITAQTDVTCNGLNNGSTTVTPTGGTAPYTYSWAPSGGTAATASGLSPGTYTVTITDANGCTTTQTTTITEPSALAVTLSQTNVSCNGGANGTATVSVSGGTPGYTYSWAPYGGTSATATGLTAGTYTATITDANGCIATETFTITEPTALSTTASQTDVSCNGGANGTATVTVTGGTPGYTYSWAPFGGTAATATGLSAGTYTVTITDANSCIATQTVTISQPTTLAATTAKTDVSCNGGSNGTATVTAAGGTAPYTYVWSPSGGTAATASGLIAGTYTVTVTDANGCTATESVTITEPTILTATSSSINVSCNGGSNGTATVNVTGGTAPYTYAWSPSGGTAATATGLSAGTYTATITDANGCSTTQTVTINQPSVLSVTSTQTDVSCNGGTNGTATVTAVGGTAPYTYAWSSSGGTAATANGLAAGNYTATITDANGCSVTESITIIQPSAITASITTTDVSCNGGSNGTATVTAVGGTGAYTYSWAPFGGTAATATGLSAGTYTVTITDANGCMVTQTVVITQPTILAATTAKTDVSCNGANDGTASVIVTGGTAPYTYAWSPTGGTAATASGLSPNTYTVTITDANGCTITETINIITTPDVTAPVPTVAVLPEITNSCSVLASEIAIPTATDNCAGTINGTTTDPLSYNAVGTYVITWKYDDGNGNVTTQQQTVKVTASPLNAVTFADASFTYDGNAHSLQVANLPTGASVTYSANNVSTNAGTYVVTATITPAASTNCSGITLTANLVINKAAQVITFDPIPAKTLGANNSFNLTAASSSNLAVTYTSTYTSPLAPATVSASGTVNMLRAGQITITAHQAGDNNYLPASDVSQVLVILNNNIDVKSITLGSTVFNNPGKVINYTLPCGDTNPSVSVVNESGAVITPSANFTIQTPKPGIYTQNVTITSQDGTLSETYSITVEKPFNFFDIVKQKFNNVLLVNNNPQTNGGYEFVAYEWFKNGQSIGTGQYFSAGNNLTDLLDPTADYMVKLTTKDGKVLHTCASKVTLTNSLQAKLYPNPIQVGKVITVEADFPTEELEKMQISLYSVTGQLVKTVQSSTAKTEIQLPQTTESNMYLVVLETPNIKKSFKVIVK from the coding sequence ATGAAAAAAAAATTACTCTTATTTATTATGCTTCTGTGCACCTTTTTGGTGCAGCAAAAAGCAAATGCTCAACTGAGTCCGGGTGATATAGCCTTCATAGGTTATAATACCGCTCCTCAAGATGGATTTTCTTTTATTGTTCTAAAAGATATACCTGCCGGAACAGTTGTTTACTTTAGTGAACGTGGATGGAATGGTACAACATGGAATATTTCAAGTGCTGAAGCACATCTTCAATGGACAGTACCTTCTTTGACCACAGTAGGAACTATTGTTTCGGTAATGGAAACAGGAATCGATAGTTTTACAATTACTGGTACAAGTGGTATTGGCTTTGCTCCTGGTTTTTCAGGATTTAATCTTAGCGGTGGTGATCAGATTTTAGCATATCAGTCATCAGCTGGTGCTCAGCCTGTTTCACCAAATTCTCCAACATTTATAGCGGCAATACATGGTGATTATAATTCAGCGGATTATGACCCAACAACTACATGGAACCTGCCTGGTACAACTGGTGGGAATTCAAGTGCATTACCATCAGGATTAACTAATGGTACAAATTGTATTTCTTTATATCCGGCACCAGGTCCGGAATATCCAAATGCTAAATATAATGGAACTTTAACGGGTAATGTAACTACTTTATTAAGTCTTATAAATAATCCTGCAAACTGGTCAATAGATACAAATACAATGAGTCCTACTAACTTTGCTATTACAGCAGCAAATTATCCTACTCCAAGTATATCTACAACACCACCGGCATTTACAACGCAGCCAACTAGTAAAACTATTTGCTCTGGTGCTAATACTTCATTTTCAGTAGCAGCAACTAATGCTACTGGATATCAATGGCAGGTGGATCAAGGTTCTGGATTTAATAATTTAACGAACGGTGCGCCATACTCAGGAGTAACTACTACTACTCTAACTATAACTGGGGCTACTTCTACAATGAATGGTTATAGTTATCGATGTGTGGCTGCAGGAGCTTCCTCTGTAAATTCGAATTCTGCAACATTAACCGTTCCAACGGCTATATCACCTTCAATATCATCACAAAGTAATGTGAGTACATACGGTGCTAATAATGGTTCTGCAACCATTGGTGTTACGGGTGGAACTACTCCTTATTTTTATTCTTGGTCTCCATCTGGAGGAACAGCTGCGACAGCTTCAGGTCTTAGTGCAGGTACTTATACAGTAACAATTACTGATAGTACTCCTAATGGCCTTGGAGGATGTAATGCAACTCAAACTGTTACTATTACAGAACCTGCAGGATCTATCGTATCAACAACGTCACTAAGTGCTTTTACAAGCTGTGGCGGAGCTTCAACAGAACAAAGTTTTACAATAAGTGGAGGTGGTTTAACCTCATCATTGGATGTATTGGCTCCAACTGGTTTTGAAATAGCTACATCAGCTGCTGGTCCTTACACTAACAACATTTCTTTTCCTAATTCAGGCGGTGTTGTAACAACTAAAACTATATATGCTCGCTTAGCGGCTTCTGCTACGGGAACACCTTCTGGGAATATTACAGTTTCTTCTACTGGAATAGCTACAAAAAATGTCGCTGTTACAGGCAGCATGAATTCTATAGCTTTTACAGCACAGCCATCTGCAAGTACTATTTGTGCAGGGGCTAATACTACTTTTACATCTACTGCATCAAATGCTACAGGGTATCAGTGGCAGGTAGATCAGGGTGCAGGTTTCAATAATATTGCAAACAATGCCACATATTCTGGTGCTACAACTGCAACATTAACTATAACTGGAGCAACTGCTGGATTAAGTGGATACATATACAGAGTTATTGCAACAGGTACATGTCCATCAGCTACTTCAAACAATGCAGCCTTAACGGTCAATATGGCACCAGCAATTACTGCTCAGCCATCTGCAAGTACAATTTGTGCAGGAGCAAATACCACTTTCTCTGCTACCGCTGCAAATGCTACCGGATATCAGTGGCAGGTAGATCAGGGTGCTGGCTTTTCTAGCATTGCAAACAATGCCACATATTCTGGTGCTACAACAGCAACATTAACTATAACTGGAGCAACTGCTGGATTAAATGGGTACATATATAGACTTGTTGCAACAGGTTCTTGTACACCTGCTGCAACTTCAAATAGTGCAACATTGACTGTAAACATGGCTCCGGCTATTACTGCTCAGCCATCTGCAAGTACAATTTGTGCTGGTGCTAATACAACTTTCTCAGCTACTGCTGCAAATGCAACTGGATATCAATGGCAGGTAGATGATGGTTCTGGTTTTTCTAACATTCCAAACGGTGGAGTTTATTCTGGCGCTACTTCAGCTACATTAACTATAACTGGTGCAACTGCTGGATTAAATGGATATATATATAGAGTTGTCGCAACTGGTTCTTGTACTCCTGCTGCAACTTCAAATAGTGCAGCATTGACTGTTAACATGGCTCCGGCTATTACTGCTCAGCCATCTGCAAGTACAATTTGTGCTGGTGCCAATACAACTTTCTCAGCTACTGCTGCAAATGCAACTGGATATCAATGGCAGGTAGATGATGGTTCTGGTTTTTCTAACATTCCAAACGGTGGAGTTTATTCTGGTGCTACTTCAGCTACATTAACTATAACTGGAGCAACCGCAGGATTAAGTGGATACCTTTATAGAATAATTGCTACAGGATTATGCAGTCCTGATGCAACTTCAAATAATGCTGCTTTAACTGTTAACATGGCGCCAGTTATTACAGCGCAGCCAAGTTCAAGTTCTATTTGTTCAGGTTCTAATACAACTTTCTCAGCTACTGCTGCAAATGCTACTGGGTATCAATGGCAGGTAGATGATGGTTCCGGTTTTTCTAACATTCCAAACGGTGGAGTTTATTCTGGCGCTACTTCAGCTACATTAACTATAACTGGGGCAACTGCTGCTTTAAACAATTATCAATATCGTTTAGTAGCATCTGGAAATTGCACTCCTTTAGCTGTTACAAATGCTGTAACATTACAAGTTTCGGATATATCTGCAACTTCAACACAAGTAGACATTGCTTGTAATGGAGCTGCCAATGGTTCATTATCAGTAACACCATCTGGTGGAATTGGATCTTATACTTATCTTTGGTCAAATAGCGCTACAACTTCTTCTATTACCAATTTAGCACCTGGAAATTATACTGTTAGTATAAAGGATGCTATTTTATGTGAAAAAATCTTAAACTTTACAATAACTGAACCACCAGTACTAGTGGCTTCTCAGGGAACTATAAACAATGTAAGCTGTAACTCTGGAGCAAATGGAACAGCTACAGTAACCGTAACTGGAGGAACTCCTGGTTATACTTATTCTTGGGCTCCAACAGGAGGAACTGCTGCAACTGCAAATGGCCTTACAGCTGGAACTTATACTGTTACTGTTACTGACGCCAATAACTGTCAGGCGACACAAAGTTTTACTATTACAGAACCTACTGTTCTTACTGCTACACCTTCGCAAACTAATGTTTCGTGTAATAGTGGAACTAATGGATCTGCAAGTGTTGTTATAACCGGAGGAACTGGAGCTTATACTTATTCTTGGTCTCCAACTGGTGGAACTGCTGCTACTGCAAGTGGTTTAGCTGCAGGAACATATACTGTTACAGCAACTGATGCCAATAGCTGTCAGATTAGCCAATCATTTACGATTACTGAACCTTCCGTTTTAACTGCTATACCAGTAGCACAAACTAACATAGCTTGTTTTGGTGGTAACACAGGATCAGCTACAGTAACAGCAACTGGCGGGACTGGAGCATACACCTATTCATGGGCTCCTTCTGGGGGAACAGCCGCTACTGCAAACGGGCTTTCAACTGGAACATATACAGTTACAGTTACTGATGCAAATAGCTGTCAGACAACTCAAAGTTTTACAATTACAGAACCAGCTGCGCCTCTTACTGCTACTGCAGGCGCACAAAACAATACGTCTTGTAATGGAGGAGCTAACGGATCTGCAACTGTAAATGTTTTTGGAGGTACACCAGGCTATACTTATTCTTGGGCTCCTTACGGAGGTACTTCTGCAACTGCATTTGGGTTAGCAGCAGGAGCTTTTACTGTTACTATTACTGATGCAAATGGTTGTCAAGCTACTCAAGGCTTCACAATTTCTGAACCAACTGCTTTAGTGGCAAGTAATGGTTCTCAAACTGATGTTTCTTGCAACAGCGGATCTAACGGTTCTGCAACTGTAAGTGTTACGGGAGGAACTCCTGGCTATACTTATTCTTGGTCACCGTATGGAGGGAATGCTGCAACTGCTTCTGGTCTTGCTGCGGGAACTTTTACTGTAGTAGTTACAGATGCTAACAACTGTCAGACTACCCAAAGTTTTACAATTAACGAGCCAGCAGTATTGTCTGTAACTCCATCACAAACTAATGTTCTTTGTAATGGTAGTGCAACAGGAACTGCTACTGTAACTCCTTCTGGAGGAACTGCTCCATATACTTATGTCTGGTCACCTTCTGGAGGAACTGCGGCAACTGCAACAGGTTTAACTGTTGGAGCTTATACAGCAACAATTACAGACGCTAATGGATGTAGTATAACACAAAACTTTACTATTACTGAACCAACTACCTTAACGGCTTCACAAAGTCAGGTTGATGCAACTTGTTCAACTGGTGGTGAAGCTACAGTTATCGTAAATGGTGGTACAGCGCCATATTCATACCTTTGGACACCATCTAACGCTACAACTGCAACTGCAACAGGGCTAACAGCAGGTGCAAATAGTGTAGTAATAACTGATGCCAATGGTTGTACAATCACAAGAAACTTTACAATTGGCACAACCAATACTTTAGTGGCTTCTACTTCACAAACCGATGTTTTATGTAATGGTGGTGCAACAGGATCTGCAGCTGTAATTCCTAGCGGTGCTCCTGGACCATTTACTTATGTATGGTCTCCATCTGGTGGAAATACTGATACAGCTACTAACCTTACTGCTGGTAACTATTCAGTAACTATTACAGCTTCTAACGGATGTTCTATTGTAAAAAACTTTACGATTTCTGAACCAGCAGCACTTGTTGTAACTCCAAACCCTCAAACAAATGTTTCTTGTAATGGAGGATCTAACGGAAGTGCTAGTGTTACGGTGACTGGGGGAACTGGAGGTTATACTTATTCTTGGGCACCTAATGGAGAAACTACTCCAATAATAAATGGTCTTGCTGCCGGAATATACACTGTAACAGTAACAGATGCAAATGGTTGTACACAAACACAAAGTTTTACTATTACAGAACCTACTGAACTTACTGCAACTGCATCTCATACAAATATTTCTTGTAATGGCGGTTCTAATGGAACTGCAACTGTAACTGCAGCAGGAGGGGTTGCACCTTATACATATTCTTGGGCTCCTTATGGAGGAACTGCTACAACTGCAACTGGGCTTACTGATGGAGTATTCACTGCTATCGTAACAGATGCCAACGGATGTCAGGCAATTACAACTGTTACTATTATAGAGCCGGCTGTTCTTACTGCTGCAATAACTGCTCAAACTGATGTTACTTGCAATGGACTAAATAATGGGTCTACTACAGTAACTCCAACCGGAGGTACTGCACCTTATACTTATTCTTGGGCTCCATCAGGTGGAACTGCTGCAACAGCTTCAGGTTTAAGTCCTGGAACTTACACAGTAACAATTACCGATGCTAATGGATGTACAACAACTCAAACAACAACAATTACTGAACCATCTGCTCTTGCTGTAACTTTATCTCAAACAAATGTTTCTTGTAATGGTGGAGCAAACGGTACTGCAACGGTATCTGTATCTGGCGGAACTCCTGGATATACATATTCTTGGGCTCCATACGGGGGAACTTCTGCAACAGCAACTGGATTGACTGCAGGAACTTATACTGCTACAATTACAGATGCTAACGGATGTATTGCTACAGAAACTTTTACGATTACTGAACCAACAGCTCTTTCTACAACAGCATCACAAACTGATGTTTCTTGTAATGGAGGCGCAAATGGAACAGCTACTGTTACAGTAACTGGCGGAACTCCTGGATATACGTATTCTTGGGCTCCATTTGGTGGAACTGCTGCAACGGCTACTGGACTTTCAGCAGGAACTTACACGGTAACTATTACAGATGCTAACTCTTGTATTGCTACTCAAACTGTTACTATTTCTCAACCAACAACTCTTGCAGCAACAACTGCTAAAACGGATGTTTCTTGCAATGGAGGATCTAACGGAACTGCAACTGTAACAGCTGCTGGAGGAACTGCTCCTTATACTTATGTTTGGTCTCCTTCTGGTGGAACTGCTGCAACTGCTTCTGGTTTAATTGCCGGAACTTACACAGTAACGGTTACTGATGCTAACGGATGTACTGCTACAGAATCTGTTACAATTACTGAACCTACAATTCTAACTGCAACTTCTTCAAGTATAAATGTTTCTTGTAATGGAGGTTCAAACGGAACTGCTACTGTAAATGTAACTGGCGGAACTGCTCCATATACCTATGCATGGTCTCCATCTGGTGGAACTGCTGCAACTGCAACTGGATTAAGTGCCGGAACTTATACGGCAACAATTACAGATGCTAACGGATGTTCAACTACACAAACAGTTACCATTAATCAACCTTCTGTCCTTTCAGTAACATCAACTCAAACGGATGTTTCTTGTAATGGAGGTACAAACGGAACTGCAACTGTAACAGCTGTTGGAGGAACTGCTCCATATACGTATGCATGGTCTTCATCTGGAGGAACTGCTGCAACTGCAAATGGTCTTGCTGCCGGAAATTACACAGCAACTATTACAGATGCTAATGGATGCTCTGTTACTGAATCAATTACAATTATTCAGCCTTCTGCAATTACGGCATCAATCACAACAACTGATGTTTCTTGTAATGGAGGGTCAAACGGAACTGCAACTGTAACAGCTGTTGGAGGAACAGGTGCTTATACTTATTCTTGGGCTCCATTTGGAGGAACTGCTGCAACAGCAACTGGCCTTTCTGCAGGAACATACACTGTAACTATTACAGATGCAAATGGATGTATGGTTACACAAACTGTAGTTATTACTCAACCAACAATTCTTGCAGCAACAACTGCTAAAACGGATGTTTCTTGCAATGGTGCAAATGACGGAACTGCTTCAGTAATTGTAACTGGAGGAACTGCTCCTTATACTTATGCATGGTCTCCAACAGGAGGAACTGCTGCAACAGCATCAGGATTAAGTCCAAATACATATACTGTAACTATTACAGATGCAAATGGATGCACAATAACTGAAACAATAAATATCATTACAACTCCAGACGTAACTGCTCCGGTACCAACTGTAGCTGTGCTTCCTGAAATTACAAATTCTTGTTCAGTTTTAGCGTCAGAAATCGCTATTCCAACTGCAACAGATAATTGTGCAGGAACTATAAACGGAACTACAACAGATCCTTTAAGCTATAACGCAGTAGGGACTTATGTAATTACATGGAAATATGATGACGGAAACGGAAACGTTACTACACAACAACAAACTGTAAAAGTAACAGCTTCTCCGCTTAACGCTGTAACATTTGCTGATGCTTCATTTACATACGATGGAAATGCGCATTCTCTTCAGGTTGCTAATCTTCCAACGGGAGCAAGTGTAACTTATTCTGCTAATAACGTGTCTACAAATGCCGGAACTTATGTAGTAACCGCTACAATTACTCCAGCTGCCAGCACAAATTGTTCAGGAATTACACTTACAGCAAATCTTGTTATTAATAAAGCTGCACAGGTTATTACTTTTGACCCAATTCCTGCTAAAACACTAGGCGCAAACAACAGTTTCAATTTAACTGCAGCTTCAAGTTCAAATTTAGCGGTAACTTATACATCAACTTACACTTCTCCTCTAGCTCCTGCTACAGTTTCTGCAAGTGGTACAGTAAATATGTTAAGAGCCGGACAAATAACAATTACAGCTCATCAGGCTGGAGATAACAATTACCTTCCTGCAAGTGATGTTTCACAAGTATTGGTAATTCTAAACAACAATATTGATGTTAAGAGCATTACTTTAGGATCAACTGTTTTCAACAATCCTGGAAAAGTAATTAACTATACATTACCATGCGGCGATACTAATCCAAGTGTTTCTGTTGTAAACGAATCAGGTGCGGTAATTACTCCATCTGCAAACTTTACAATCCAGACTCCTAAACCGGGAATTTATACTCAGAATGTAACAATAACTTCTCAAGACGGAACGTTATCAGAAACGTATTCAATTACAGTTGAAAAACCATTTAATTTCTTTGACATTGTTAAACAGAAATTCAATAACGTACTTCTGGTAAACAACAATCCACAAACAAATGGTGGTTATGAGTTTGTTGCTTACGAATGGTTTAAAAACGGACAATCAATAGGAACTGGTCAATATTTTTCTGCAGGAAACAATCTTACGGATTTACTAGACCCAACGGCTGATTACATGGTGAAATTGACAACTAAAGATGGAAAAGTACTTCATACTTGTGCTTCAAAAGTCACATTGACAAATTCGCTGCAAGCCAAACTTTACCCTAACCCAATTCAGGTAGGAAAAGTAATTACTGTTGAAGCTGATTTTCCTACTGAAGAATTAGAGAAAATGCAGATAAGTCTTTACTCTGTTACAGGTCAATTGGTTAAAACTGTACAATCATCTACAGCTAAAACCGAAATACAATTACCTCAAACAACTGAAAGCAATATGTATCTGGTAGTTCTTGAAACTCCAAACATTAAAAAATCTTTCAAAGTAATTGTAAAATAA
- a CDS encoding outer membrane beta-barrel protein yields the protein MKKNINSYITSLALFTALFAVCINGYGQDNKQEFSISLGGPFSYVDSNSAGKTTPGNGVSAGLRYSYYLNDNLSLGVGVEYQTYNSDLSFNYLYGAYAATDAENENFQFRYRATNPREEQKLAYINVPINIQFETPGTSKLYVAAGAKIGFASSGSYQTTFQNLTTSGYYPQYNVELFSPAFAGFASTNNLVTGKQDLNTEVSYSATFETGLKQELGNRNSIYIGVYFDYGLNNIYDKSGDNAHLVQYNPEQPVQLGYNTIFDTPLSSNVRLVSYGLKLRFAIR from the coding sequence ATGAAAAAAAATATTAACAGCTATATTACATCGCTAGCCCTTTTTACGGCACTATTTGCGGTATGCATTAATGGTTATGGCCAGGATAATAAGCAGGAATTTTCTATTTCATTGGGAGGACCTTTTTCATATGTAGATTCTAATTCTGCCGGAAAAACCACTCCCGGAAATGGGGTCAGCGCTGGTCTACGTTACTCCTATTATCTGAATGATAATTTAAGTCTTGGAGTTGGAGTTGAATATCAAACCTACAATTCTGATTTAAGTTTCAATTACCTGTATGGAGCTTACGCAGCAACGGATGCAGAAAATGAAAATTTCCAATTCAGGTACCGAGCTACTAATCCAAGAGAAGAGCAAAAACTGGCTTATATCAACGTGCCAATCAACATTCAGTTTGAAACACCGGGTACTTCAAAATTATATGTCGCAGCAGGTGCAAAAATTGGTTTTGCATCAAGTGGAAGTTACCAGACAACTTTTCAGAATTTAACAACGAGTGGTTATTACCCACAATACAATGTTGAATTGTTTAGTCCGGCATTTGCAGGTTTTGCAAGTACTAATAATTTAGTAACAGGCAAACAAGATCTAAATACCGAAGTTTCGTATTCTGCAACTTTTGAAACTGGTTTAAAACAAGAACTGGGCAATAGAAATTCAATCTATATTGGAGTATATTTTGATTACGGCTTAAATAATATCTATGACAAATCAGGAGATAACGCTCATTTGGTTCAATACAATCCAGAGCAGCCTGTACAATTAGGATATAATACCATATTTGATACACCACTTAGCAGTAATGTAAGACTGGTTTCATATGGTCTAAAATTAAGATTTGCAATTCGTTAA